In Rhineura floridana isolate rRhiFlo1 chromosome 12, rRhiFlo1.hap2, whole genome shotgun sequence, a single window of DNA contains:
- the ACAD8 gene encoding isobutyryl-CoA dehydrogenase, mitochondrial isoform X2 yields MAPHMVEWDEKEIFPMETLRKAAQLGFGGIYVRPDVGGSGLSRLDTSIIFEALSTGCVSTTAYISIHNMCAWMIDTFGKEEQRRKFCPSLCSMEKLASYCLTEPGSGSDAASLLTSAKRKGDDYILNGSKAFISGGGDTDLYVVMCRTGGPGPKGVSCLVLEKDTPGLSFGKKERKVGWNSQPTRAVMFEDCVVPATNRLGEEGQGFNIAMKGLNGGRINIASCSLGAAHASVLLARDHLNVRKQFGELLASSQYLQFQLAEMATRLVAARLMVRNAARALQKQREDAVALCSMAKLFATDECFAICNQALQMHGGYGYLKDYAVQQFVRDIRVHQILEGTNEVMRMIVARNLLQA; encoded by the exons ATGGCCCCGCATATGGTGGAGTGGGATGAAAAG GAAATATTCCCCATGGAGACTCTGCGGAAAGCAgcccagctggggtttggtgggATCTACGTCAGGCCAGATGTGGGGGGCTCCGGATTGTCCCGGCTTGACACCTCCATCATCTTTGAGGCTCTGTCGACGGGCTGTGTCAGTACGACTGCTTATATCAGCATCCACAA CATGTGTGCTTGGATGATTGATACCTTTGGAAAGGAGGAACAGAGGCGCAAGTTCTGCCCCTCACTTTGCAGCATGGAAAAACTTGCCTCCTACTGCCTAACTGAGCCAG GAAGTGGAAGTGACGCTGCTTCTCTGCTAACTTCGGCCAAGAGGAAAGGTGACGATTACATTCTGAACGGTTCCAAG GCCTTCATCAGTGGCGGTGGCGATACAGATCTGTACGTGGTGATGTGCCGGACAGGAGGGCCGGGCCCCAAGGGCGTCTCCTGCCTGGTGCTGGAGAAAGACACTCCCGGGTTGAGTTTTGGCAAAAAGGAGAGGAAG GTAGGCTGGAACTCCCAGCCGACTCGCGCCGTGATGTTTGAGGACTGCGTTGTTCCGGCCACCAACCGgctgggggaggaagggcagggcttCAACATTGCCATGAAGGGCCTGAACGGAGGGAGGATTAACATTG CCTCTTGTTCTCTGGGTGCTGCCCACGCCTCGGTCCTTTTGGCTCGGGATCACCTTAACGTCCGCAAGCAGTTTGGGGAGCTCCTAGCTAGCAGTCAG TACCTCCAGTTCCAGCTGGCTGAGATGGCGACGCGCCTGGTGGCTGCGCGGCTCATGGTGCGGAACGCAGCCCGGGCACTCCAGAAGCAGCGTGAGGACGCCGTGGCTCTGTGCTCCATGGCCAAGCTCTTTGCCACAGATGAGTGCTTTGCG ATCTGCAACCAAGCCCTGCAAATGCATGGTGGCTATGGGTACCTGAAGGATTACGCCGTGCAACAGTTTGTGCGAGATATCCGAGTGCACCAGATTTTGGAAG GTACTAACGAAGTCATGAGGATGATCGTGGCCAGGAATTTGTTACAGGCATAG
- the ACAD8 gene encoding isobutyryl-CoA dehydrogenase, mitochondrial isoform X1, which yields MAWRSCCRLGAQLRRTPGTKQAWGCRGIASCIDPAVGLTEEQKEFQKVAFDFAAKEMAPHMVEWDEKEIFPMETLRKAAQLGFGGIYVRPDVGGSGLSRLDTSIIFEALSTGCVSTTAYISIHNMCAWMIDTFGKEEQRRKFCPSLCSMEKLASYCLTEPGSGSDAASLLTSAKRKGDDYILNGSKAFISGGGDTDLYVVMCRTGGPGPKGVSCLVLEKDTPGLSFGKKERKVGWNSQPTRAVMFEDCVVPATNRLGEEGQGFNIAMKGLNGGRINIASCSLGAAHASVLLARDHLNVRKQFGELLASSQYLQFQLAEMATRLVAARLMVRNAARALQKQREDAVALCSMAKLFATDECFAICNQALQMHGGYGYLKDYAVQQFVRDIRVHQILEGTNEVMRMIVARNLLQA from the exons ATGGCTTGGAGAAGCTGCTGCAGGCTGGGggcccagctgaggaggactccTGGAACGAAGCAGGCATGGGGGTGCCGAGGCATTGCCTCCTGCATAGACC CTGCTGTGGGTCTGACTGAGGAGCAAAAAGAATTCCAAAAAGTGGCCTTTGACTTTGCTGCCAAAGAGATGGCCCCGCATATGGTGGAGTGGGATGAAAAG GAAATATTCCCCATGGAGACTCTGCGGAAAGCAgcccagctggggtttggtgggATCTACGTCAGGCCAGATGTGGGGGGCTCCGGATTGTCCCGGCTTGACACCTCCATCATCTTTGAGGCTCTGTCGACGGGCTGTGTCAGTACGACTGCTTATATCAGCATCCACAA CATGTGTGCTTGGATGATTGATACCTTTGGAAAGGAGGAACAGAGGCGCAAGTTCTGCCCCTCACTTTGCAGCATGGAAAAACTTGCCTCCTACTGCCTAACTGAGCCAG GAAGTGGAAGTGACGCTGCTTCTCTGCTAACTTCGGCCAAGAGGAAAGGTGACGATTACATTCTGAACGGTTCCAAG GCCTTCATCAGTGGCGGTGGCGATACAGATCTGTACGTGGTGATGTGCCGGACAGGAGGGCCGGGCCCCAAGGGCGTCTCCTGCCTGGTGCTGGAGAAAGACACTCCCGGGTTGAGTTTTGGCAAAAAGGAGAGGAAG GTAGGCTGGAACTCCCAGCCGACTCGCGCCGTGATGTTTGAGGACTGCGTTGTTCCGGCCACCAACCGgctgggggaggaagggcagggcttCAACATTGCCATGAAGGGCCTGAACGGAGGGAGGATTAACATTG CCTCTTGTTCTCTGGGTGCTGCCCACGCCTCGGTCCTTTTGGCTCGGGATCACCTTAACGTCCGCAAGCAGTTTGGGGAGCTCCTAGCTAGCAGTCAG TACCTCCAGTTCCAGCTGGCTGAGATGGCGACGCGCCTGGTGGCTGCGCGGCTCATGGTGCGGAACGCAGCCCGGGCACTCCAGAAGCAGCGTGAGGACGCCGTGGCTCTGTGCTCCATGGCCAAGCTCTTTGCCACAGATGAGTGCTTTGCG ATCTGCAACCAAGCCCTGCAAATGCATGGTGGCTATGGGTACCTGAAGGATTACGCCGTGCAACAGTTTGTGCGAGATATCCGAGTGCACCAGATTTTGGAAG GTACTAACGAAGTCATGAGGATGATCGTGGCCAGGAATTTGTTACAGGCATAG